Within the Opitutaceae bacterium TAV5 genome, the region GTGGACAACCTCCTGGTCGCCTCGCGCTGCATCGACAGCACGCACGAGGCGCACGCGGCCATCCGCATCACGCCGCAAGTCGTGGCCATCGGCCAGGGCGCGGGCACGGCGGCGGCGCTCTGCGTCCGGGAAGATCTCGCCAGCACCCGCGCGCTCGACCCGGCCGGGCTGCGCCGGACGCTTCGCGAGCAGGGCGCGTTTGTGTAGGCGGGAAAAACAGGCCGCAGGCGTCCGCCGCCCGCTCGCGGAGACGGCAAAGGGTGTCGTCCCCTACTTTGCCTTGTCCTCTTCCTCCCGGCTGTTCTCCTCCGGCGCAGGGATCAGGCGTCGCTCTGCCTCGGCGGCAAATTCGGCGCGGCGGCCCGGCGGGCTGCCGGCCTCCTTCCAGAGAGCCGTGGCGAGTTCGTTGATGCGGCTGAGCCGCTCGTAAGGTGACGTGCGAATGCAGGCAATGAGATCAGCAGTCATGACAACCTCCTTTCCTGGTGTGGCTGGATGTGTGTGGTTATTTTATGCTTCACGGTTGGCGGCCAGACGAGGGCCGCACCGGAACTGAAACATAAATCGTGCCAAACTCCCTCAAGGGAGTCCTGTATCGGTATCGTGGTAGTTCTCACTATGATACACATGTCGCGCCTCAATGCAACTGCCGCCGGCAATTTGCTACGCCCCGTCCCGTGCAGCCTCACGGCGCTCGCCCGGCGGCGTCCTCGCCGCCGCTCCGACAAGCCGAAGCACGCTTCGGGGTACCAGGTCCAAGGGATTGAAAGGGCGCCGGTATCTCTCCCGCCCCGGCGACGCCAAAATGTCACGCAGGATTTGCATCCAGACACGAATTGGGCTCTGTTAAAGGCAGTTCCAGATATACTGCCAGGCCTCTCCCGAGGTGAATCGAAGCCCGTTCCGGCCTTCCTGCCTTGTTTTTCGCAGGCAGGGTTTGCCCGTTAGCAAAACGCGGTCCGAACCGCGCCGCCGGCCATCCGGCTGCATTCACCTCCCTTTTCGGGCGAGTGCCTTTTCAACCCTGCGTCCCGCCAACATCAACCCCCTCCGGTCGTCTCATGAACAAAGCTCTCTCCATCGCATTTCTCGTCGTCGGCATTGTCCTCCTCGTTCTCGGCTACAATGCCTCGCAATCCGTCTCTTCCGGCATCTCGGAAGCCGTCCAGGGCGCCCCCTCCAACAAGGCGATCTGGCTGATCAGCCTCGGCGTCGTCGCCGCCCTCGTCGGCGGCTTCGGTCTCATCCCCCGCCGCCGCGGCTGACCTTTTCTCCCTGCGAACACCCGTCGCCGGATGTTCGCCGGCCGTTTTTGTATTCACTGGTCAGACACAAACTGTTTCACTCCGCACTGCCAACCCTCAACATCGCACTATCATGCCAAAATCATCCAAATCCGCCCCCGATTCCGCCAGCACCGCCATCGAGGAGCTGCGCTCCCTGCTCGCCGAAGCCGAGTCTGCGCTGGGCTCCGCCGGCGACCAGGCCGACAGCAAGATCGCCCAACTCCGCGAACGCCTCCGCTCCGCCCTCGAAAACGCGAAACCCAAAATCGAGGAGTGGAAGGGGCGCGTGCGCGAACAGGCCGAACGCGCCGACGAATACGCGCACACGCACCCGTACTACATCGCCGCCGCCGCCGCCCTTGTCGGCGTGGCCGCCGGCCTGCTCCTCGCCCGCGGCTGCAACGGCCGCCGGTAAGCGCCGGCAGCCTTTTCCCGTCCGCCCTCCGGAGCCGGCTCACGGCCGGACCGGCGGGCGGCTCTCTCTCCGCTCCCTCCCGGCCAGATACTGACACCATGGATACGCCCTCACGCCGCTCCGGCTCCCCGCAGGAATCCGACTCCGGACCTCCGGTTTCGCCGCCGTCCTCGCGCTTCCGTGCGCGGACCGGCAGCAGTCTCGTCGCCCACGCTCTCGGCCACCGGGTCGAGCTGGCGGCGCTCGACGCCGAAGAGGCCCGGGCGGAATCGTGCCTCATCGCGTTGCAGGCCGGCCTCGGCCTCGGCGTCGCCTGCGTGGCCGGCCTGATGTTCAACTTCGTGCTCGTCGCCCTCGTCTGGGATTTGCCGGCGCGGGTCGCCTGGCTGGCCCTGTTTTTTGTTCTGGAGGCAGGGCTTGCCTTGCTCGTCCTCGGCCTCGCCTGGCGGCGGCTCCAGCGCTGGCGCCCGTTTGCCGGCTTCATCAAACAACTCAAGGCGGACTACGCCTGCTGGAACGATTCGCCATGAACGGCTCCTCCTCCCGCTATCGTCCTGCCAGCGACAGCTTCAGCCGCGACGAACGCCGCCGGCTGCTCGAGCTGGCCTGCGAAATGGATCGGCTCGAATGGCGGCTGGCCCGCCAGCGCACCGATACCGGCAACCCGGTGTTCCGCGCCCTGGACGTCCTGCGTTTCGCCCAACCCTTCCTCCCCCGCTATCTCCGCTACGCCCTGGTCGGCTATTCGCTGGCCCGCAAGTGGTGGGGACGGCTCTGACCGCCGGCGCGCCCGGCCAGTCCCTGCCGATCCGTCCGGCCCGATCGTAGACAGATTTCGCCCGTCCGGGCAGCCGATGGCAGTCCCGGTCGGGAAAAGCGGCATAAAGTCTCCTCCACTTTCCGCTTCCCGCCCCGCCCCTCTCGCCTCCACGCTGCTGCCGTCATGTCCGCCGCCGCAGCCGCCACCGCCCGCTCACTTGTCCGACGCCTTTCCTGGGAAGAGCTCGATCCTGCCTTCCTTCGTCGCCTCGTCGCCATCGCCCGCGATGAAGATCTCGCCGGCCTCGGCCTCGCCGCCCTCCCGCCCCGCGGCCGCATCGGCGACCAGTCCACCGCCAGCCTCGCCGCCGCCCCGCGCACCGGCCGCGCCGATCTCGTCGCCCGCCAGGATCTCGTGACCTGCGGGCTGCCCCTCCTCCCGCTCATTCTCGCGGCTTACCACGGCGACGGCCGCCGGACGCGCGCCACCGCCCGTCTCCGCGTGAGCGATGGCAAGGCGGTGAAAAAACACGGCGTCCTCGCCACGCTCGAAGGCGACCCGCGCGTGCTCCTCGCCGCCGAGCGTGTCATCCTCAATTTCCTGCAACGCCTCTCCGGCATCGCCACGCAGACCCGCCGCCATGTCGATGCGCTCGGCCGCCAGGCGCGTACCCGGCTTCTCGATACACGCAAGACCACGCCCGGCTACCGCATGCTCGAAAAATACGCCGTCGCCTGCGGTGGCGGCTGGAATCACCGCCTCGGCCTCTTCGACCGCGTGATGCTGAAGGACAACCACCTGGCGCTCCTCGGCTCCGGCGACGATCTCGCCGCCGCCGTCGCCCGCGCCAAAAAACGCGCCCCCGAACTTCCCGTCGAAGTCGAGGTGGACCGCCTTGACCAGATCCCGCCCGTGCTCGCCGCCGGCGCCGACGTCATCCTGCTCGACAATTTCCCGCCCGCGCAAATCCGCCGCGCCGTCGCCCTCATCGGCCGCCGCGCCTTCACCGAGGCCAGCGGAGGCATCACCCTGCGAACCCTGCCCCGCTACGCCGGGCTCGGCCTCACCTTCATCTCCACTGGCGCGCTCGTTCACCAGAGCACCTGGATGGACATCGGGCTCGACTGGAAATCATGAAACCCGCCGCCATCCGCCGTCCCGAACTCGTCATTCTCTCCGCGTTGCTCGAGGCGGAGCCGGGCGTCGTTTCCGGCGCTCACCTCGCGCGCGAACTCGGCATGAGCCGCGTCGCCGTCTGGCAGCACATGGAAAAACTGCGCGAGCAGGGTTTCATCTTCGAAAGCCTTCACTCCAAAGGCTACCGGATCACCGGACGCCCTGCCGGGCTCAACCTCGCGTTGCTCGAAGCCTGCCGCCACACCGGCAAGACCGCCAACGGCGCAGCAACCGCCTGCGCCATCCACCTGCTCGACGAGGTCGACAGCACCAACGACGAAGCCGCCCGCCGCCTTTCCGCGGGCGAGCCCGCTCCGTTTGTCGTCATGGCCCACCGCCAGACCAAAGGCCGCGGCCGTTTCGGTCGCGTATGGCACAGCGAGACCTCGGGCAACCTCTATTGCAGCTTCGCCTTTCGCCCGCAGGTGGACCCGGCGCGGATGCAGTCGTTCACGCTCTGGATGGGAGTGAGCATCTGCGAATTCATCGCGCACTTCTGCCGCGCCTCCCGCACTTCGCCCGCGGCCGCTCCGGGTATCAAATGGCCCAACGACATCCTTTTCGACGGACGCAAGGCCGGCGGCATCCTCACCGAGGCGCGCATGGATGCGGACCAGATCCGCGACCTCGTGCTCGGACTCGGCCTCAACCTGCGCCCGCCCGCCGGAGGCTGGCCGGCGGAGCTGGCCGACCGCGCCGTCGCGCTCTCCGAGCAAACCGGCCATCCCGTGGAGGTCAACCGCTTCGCCGCCGCGCTCGTCGAGCGGGTCCTGCACGCCTGGGATCTTTTCATCTCGGGCCGGTACAAGCCTGCCTTCCAGTCGCTCTGGCAGGAGCACGACCTCCTCCGCGGCCAGCATGTGGCCGTCCTGCAAGGCAAGCAGCGCATCGCCGGCACCGCCGCCGGCGTGGACGAAGAAGGCTGCCTGCTGCTGACGCTCGCCGACGGCGGCACCGCCCGCTTCCGCGCCGGCGAGGTGACGCTGGAAAAGAAAAAGCGCGGCAAGTAAGGAGCACCCGTCAAGCGACCCCGCGGCCGTAGCTGCGAACGTGAGTTCGCAGGGGGGGAGCGGCGGCATTCCTGCCGCTGCAGACGACGCGAAGCGTCGCCCGGTTTGGAAAATCCGCGGCGCACACCGGGCAAAGGGCGAGGCGCCGTTGCGCCTCGTCGCAGCGGCAGGAATGCCGCCGCTCCGATACGGACGACGTTCGCCAGCTACAGGCGAGGAAGATTCGTGCAATTCCCGAAAATTCGCGCTTTCTTCGGCCTCCTCTTCATCATGACAAACCCCCTCCTCCCGCGCCTCTGTTGTCACGGCTTCCTGTTCTCCCTTGCGGTTCTGGTGGCCTCATCGCTGCCGCTGCCCGCGGCCGGTTCGCGGCCGGTCGTCACCCTCGCGCCGGACAAGGCGGACGGCGGCGAAATCGTCACCGCAAGCGACGGTCGCGCAGGCGTCAGCCTGCCGGCCCGGAGCTCCCCGTCCGGCGGCTACCGGTGGCGATTACCCGAACCGCTCGCGCCGGGCTGGTGGGAGATGTCGGTCGAGTTTGCCAGGCGTCCGAAAGACTCCCCGCGGATGAAATTCTTTTTCGGCACTCCCCTGGCTCCGGTCTACGATCTCACCGATGCGGACAATCCGTGGAATCTGGACCGGTTCCGGTTGCGGATCTGGTGCGCCGGTCCGCTCGCCTCGCTGGAAATCCGTCCGCAGCGCCGGATGCCCGAAGCGATCCGCGCGATCGCCGGCGTGACGTTTACGCCCGTCGACGGTCCGGTGCCGCCGGCCGCGGCGGATGCCGCCGCTCCGGGCCTGCTCGGCGTTCTCGTGGAGGCGACGGCGACGCCCGGCGCCGGGGGCGCAGCGGTGATGGCGCTCTCGCCCGGGCTGCCGCGGGGCAACTGGCAAATCCGCCCGCGCTTCCGCGAGGCCGCCGCGCAGCGCACCGGCACGATGACCGCCACGGGAGCAGGCGGCGAACGCATCGTGGCGCCGGTATCGGGCCTGGTGAATGTCTTTCTGGACGAAGCGCCGGTCTCGCTGGCCTGGGAGCAGGTGGCCGGAGTGACGGGCGCGGTGCTGCAATCCGTTCCGGCTTACCGGCCGCGCCTCCCGCTGGACCGGAAAACGGCGCCGCTGCCGGTGGCGAGCGCGGACCGGCGCGCGCGGATCGTGCTTTCGTTTTCCCCCGGTGTATCCGGAAACGCACAACGGGTGTCCCTGCCGCTGTTGCCGGCAGGCATGCGGATGGCGGCCGTCACCAGTTGGGATGACGGCGCCGCCAATGACCTGCGCTGCGCGGAGCTGCTCGAGAAGTACGGTTTTCACGGGACTTTTTTCCTGATGCAAAACCAGGCGGAGCGCGCGGATTTTATCGCGGAACTGGAACGGCGCGGCATGGAAATCGGTTCGCATACGGTCAACCACCCGCATGGCTGGATGATCGCGCCGGGGCAGTGGGCGGCGGAGTGTTTGCAGATGCGTCTGCGGCTGGAGGCGGCGCTGGGGCATCCGGTGATCTCGTTCGCGTATCCGTACAATTACGTCCGCGCCGATGACGCGCACGGCGACTACGTGCTGCGGGGTGTGCGCGCAGCCGGTTATCTTTCCGGGCGCACCACGCGCAATGGCGGCGAAAGCATCACGGGCTATGCGGAGCCGCTCGCGCTCGTCACCGATGCGCATTTTCTCGCTTCGCCGGAGCAACTGGCGAAGGCATGGGAACGGGCCGCGTCGCAACCGGGCGGCGTGTTTTATTTCTGGGGTCATTCCTACGAAATCGCCACCGCGACGGACTGGGAAAGATTCGACGCCCTGCTCGCGCGCTACGGGCGCAAGGCGGGTGTGTGGTACGCCACCCAGGGCCAGTTGTTTCTCTGGCGCTGGCTGCGTGAAAACGTCCGCGAGGAGCAGCCGGACGTGCGCAACGGCAAGGTGCGGGTGACCCTGAGCTGGCCGCGGCTCGACCGGTGGCTGGCCCGGCAGGTGCCTCTGACCTTGCAGATGCCGGAGGGCGTGACGCGGGTGGCCGTCGAGGGCGCCGGGGAGTTTCCGGTCATCAACGGATCCGTAACGCTGCCCGCCGGCGTGCTCTGACGAGGTGAAGAGGGGAATTACGAATGACGAATGGACGGACTCCGGCTGCCGGAGGGATCGGGAAATTCGTCATTCGTCACGGATGGCACGCGGAGGGCGGCGTGGCACGGGCTTCCTGCCCGTGGGTTTGGTGTGGCATGGGCATCCGTGCCCATGATTGCCGGGGGGGAGGAGGACGTTTGCGGCGCGGAGCGCCGTCCACGGGCAGGGATGCCCGTGCCACGTCGGCCCGTGTAACTTCAGTTCGTCATTGAAGCGGCGCGCAGCGCGGCGGCCATGCGGGCGGCGCGGAGGTTGGCGGTAACGTCGTGGACACGCACGATGTCGATCCGCTGCCAGGCGGCGAGCGTCGTGATCGCCAGCGTGCCTTCGAGACGTTCGCCGGGCGGGAGATGGAGGACGTGGTCGATGACGGATTTGCGCGAGGCCGCCATCAGCACGGGGTTTTGGGGAAAACGGGTCCGGAGTTCGCCGGCGCGGGCGATGAGCGCGAGGTTCTGCGCCTGTGTCTTGCCAAAGCCGATACCGGGATCGAGGACGACCTGTTCGCGCGGGAGGCCGGCGCGGGCGGCGATGGCCAGCGTGGTTTCGAACCAGGCGAGGACGGGCGGCAGCGGGTCGGCGTCGGGCGGGAGCGTGGCGAGCGCGGGGTCGTTGTGCATCGCGACGACAGCGGCGCCGTGCGCGGCGGCGAGCGCGGCGAGTTCGGGAGCGCCTTGCAGGCCGTGAATGTCGTTGAGGAGATGCGCGCCGGCTTCGAGGGCGGCGCGGGCGACGGCCGGTTTGTAGGTGTCGATCGAGAGGGGTGTCGTGGCGGTGGCGGGATCGGCGACGAGCGTGCGGATGAGCGGCACGACGCGGGCGATTTCTTCCTCGTCGCTGATTTCGGTGTAGCCGGGGCGGGTGGATTGCGCGCCGATGTCGAGGATGTCGGCGCCCTCGGCGATGAGGCGGCGGGCGTGGGCGAGAGCGGCGGCGGGATCGAGGTAGCGGCCGCCGTCGGAAAAGGAGTCGGACGTGATGTTGAGGATGCCCATGATCCGCGGAACGCCATCGAGCGGGATCACGAGGTCGCGGCAGCGAAGCTGGCGGGGAGGTGCGCCTTTGGTGATGGTTGCGGAAGTCATGAATCGAAAATGAAGGACCAGGGCGCTGAACATCCAACATCGAACATCCAAGGTACGCGATCGGTGCGTTTTACCGTTTCTGCCTTCCGATACCGGTTCCCCGGGCATTCCGGATTTTACACAAAGATCGCGAAGGACGCGAAGGCTTTAACAGACAATTCTTTGTGATCTTTGCGACCTTTGTGTAAAATCAGAAGGTCTTGAGGAGTTGGTATAATGTTGGATATTGGATGCCAGATGTTCGGGGTGCTCAGGATTGCACGCGTTTGAGGGCTTCCTGCGCGGGGCCCCAGTGCGGATCGAGACGAAGGGACTCCTTGAGGTAGTCGAAGGCTTGTGAACGCTGGTTCTGTTTTTCCGCCAGCAGGCCGAGGCGGAAATAGACGCTGGCGCGCGTGGGTTCCGTCGGCGTGGGTGTCATCGTCAGGCAACGGAGAAGCGCGCGCTGGCCTTCGTCGGTGCGCTGTCCGCTGTCGGCGGCGATGCGGCCGAGCGTGTAGAGCGCGAAATAGTTGTCGGGTTCCGCGGCGAGGGCGCGATCGCAGAGGGCGAGCGCCTCCGTGAACCGTTTTTCGTCGGCGGAAAGCGCGGCTTCGTGCAGCGATCCGCGCACGGCATCGAGCCGGGTGATGGCTTGCGCGTGGGCCATGGCCTTGCTCCGGCTGCCTCCGGCGATGCCGGGGGCGTGCCGGTAAAACTCCACGAGGCCTTCGTGGTACGCGATATTGTCGGGCGCCAGGGCGGAGGCTTTTTCGAGCGCATCCCGTCCGCGCCGGGCCAGCGAGGGGGCACGGAAGCTGAAACCGAGTTCGCTGGCATGGAGCAGGCAGGCACGGCCGTATTCGGCGAGAAGACGGGGAGCGAGAGGGGCGGTGTCGGGCGTGGCGCGGAGGGCGGGTTCGAGGGTGGCGACGGCGTCGGCGAGACGGCCGAGCCCGATGTAGACGCGGCCGAGCAGGAGGCGGGCCTCGGCGTTTTGGGGCTCGGCCGCGAGGAAGGTCTCGAGCGGTTCGCGGGCTTCGGGAAGGCGTTCGGTGTCGAGAAGGGTGCGGGCGGCGGAAAGGGCGTCGGCGGCCGGAAGCGGGGCGGTGAAAAGCGCAAGGCTGAACAGAAGACAGAGGACAGAGCCCGGAGGCCAGAGACCAGAAGTCAGAGACCGGAGGACAGAAAACCGGCGACTACGGCAACCGAAGTCTGCCGTCTGTCTTCTGTCCTCTGATTTCTGGCCTCTGGTCTCCGGATTGCACATGCGGCACTACTCGTAACGCAAGGCCTCGATCGGATCAAGCTGGGCCGCCTTGTGCGCGGGATAAAAACCGAAAATCACGCCGACCGCCGCAGAAAAGATAACAGCCACAAGGACGGAATCGCTGGAGACGAGCACGGGCCAGCCCTTGGTTTGCGAAATGATCTGGGAGGCGCCGATGCCGAGAGCGACGCCGAGGATGCCTCCGAGCAAACTGAGGATCATCGCCTCGATGAGGAATTGCAGGCGGATGTCCTGGTCGTGCGCACCGATGGCGAGGCGAATGCCGATCTCGCGGGTGCGTTCGGTGACGCTCACCAGCATGATGTTCATGATGCCGATGCCCCCGACCATGAGCGAAATGCCGGCGATGGCGCCGAGGAGCTGGGTCATGACCGTGGTGGTCTCGGTGGCGCGTTCGGCCACCTCGAGCTGGTTGCGCACGGTGAAATCGGGTTCGCGTCCGCCGCGCCGTTGCGTGAGGAGCGCGGTGATGTCGTCCTGAATGGCAGCCATGGCTTCGGGACTGACGGCTTCGACGAGAATGAGGCTGAGAAAATCCCGGCGCGCGATGCGGCGCATGCAGGTGGTGTAGGGAATGATGACCACGTCGTCCTGGTCCTGGTTGTTCATGTTGAACCCCTTCTGCTCCAGCACGCCGAGGATGCGCATGGGCACGTCGCGGACACGCAGGGTGGCGCCGACGGGGTCCGTGTCGGGAAAGAGTTTTTCGGCGACGGTGGCGCCGATGACGCAGACCTTGCCCGCGCTGGAGACATCGGACTCGGTGAACATGGCGCCCTGGGCGAGGTTCCAGGCGCGCACGCTGAGAAAATCGGGGGACTCGCCTTGCACCTGGGTATTCCAGTTGAGGCCGTTGGCGAGGACTTGCTGGCGGATGCGGATTTCGGGGCTGATGGAAACAACGCCCTGGACTTCGCGGAGGATGGCGTCGGCATCGGCGGGGGTGAGGGTGCTGGCGTTGCCCCAGCCGGTGCGGACGCCGGCGCTGGTGGTGCTGCCGGGGAAAACGGTGATGACGTTGCGGCCGAGACTGGCCACCTGGGCCTCGACGAGCGCCTTGGCGCCGTTGCCGATGCTGACCATGGCGATGACGGCAGCCACACCGATGATGATGCCGAGCGCGGTGAGGAAGCTGCGGAGCTTGTTGCGGCGCAGGGCGCGGAGGGCGATGACCGTAGTGGCGATGAGACGCATGGGGGGGAATCAGGGATTAAGGAGGGAATCTAAAAATTGTTTTTTTGAACAGAAGTTAAGAAGGGAACGAAGGCCCGGAGGAGGCTGGACGGGGGTTGGGTGGATGTGACGGTTTCTTCTTTTTGAAAAAAGATGTCGAATACGGGAGGAGATTGCGGGAACGAGAGTGCCTTCGTGACCTTCTTGACTTCTGTTCAATTTTTAGTTCCCCCCCTTAATTTTTAGTTATTGATGGGCATCCGCCTCGTGCAACGAGGCCGATGCCTCGGCGGCCACGAGTTTTTGCATTTCCTGCGCGGCGTTGAGGCGGTTCTGGACACGATCGTCGCGGACGACGAGGCCGTCACGGACGATGAGGTTGCGCTTGCAGTAGCTGGCGATGTCGAGCTCGTGCGTGACCATGACGATGGTGATGCCTTCCTCGTTGAGGCGCTGGAACACCCCCATGACCTCGACGGAGGTCTTGCTGTCGAGATTGCCGGTCGGCTCGTCGGCGAGGAGGACGCGGGGCTCGTTGACGAGGGCGCGGGCGATGGCGACGCGCTGTTGCTGTCCGCCGGAAAGCTGGCTCGGGACGTGGTCGGCGCGGGCGGAGAGGCCGACGATGTCGAGCGCGTGAAGGGCGCGCCGGCGCATCTCGGCGGCAGACACGCGACGGGGGGCATAGAGCATGGGAAGCTCGACGTTCTCGAGGGCGGTGGTGCGGGAGAGAAGATTAAAACCCTGGAAGACGAAGCCGAGCTTCTGGTTGCGCATGTCGGCGCGCTCGGCGCGATCGAGACCGGAGACGTCGATGCCATCGAGGTGATAGGTGCCGCTGGTGGGGCGGTCGAGGCAGCCGAGCGTGTTCATGAGCGTGGACTTGCCGGAACCGGAAGCGCCCATGATGGCGACGAACTCGCCGGGTTCGATGGTGAGCGTGATGCCGCGCACCGCGTGAACCTCGGTCTCGCCGTTGCTGTAGGTCTTGCGGATGTCGTGAAGTTTGACGACGGGATGCATTTCAGAAGCGCCGCCGTTGTTGCGGGGCGAACGGGTTGCCGGTTCCGGCGGAAGCCGGGCCGGCGGCGGTGGTGGCAAGGGTCTGGAGGCCGGTGATGATGGCGTCGGTCTCGGTGAGCCCGTCGAGGACTTCGGTGTTGATGCCGTCGGTGACACCGAGCTTGACGGTGACAGGACGCGCGAGAGGCGCCTCGGGCGTGCCGGCGGGAGTATAGAGGGTACGGACGGTGGTTTCCTGGGAGTTGGCGGAACCGCGGCTGCGGCGGCCGGGGAGGACGATGCCGCGCTGGACAGCGAGGGCGCGGACCTTGGCCATGGTCTCTCGGCTGGGGCGCTCGCCGGACGTGTGTCCGACCTCCTTGAGGAGCGCAGTGAACTGGTCGGTGGGACTGGAGGTCCCGGCGGAGGGCTCGCCGGATTCATCGAAGGACGGAAGGATGAGGTCCTCGGGGATGCGGGCGCGGAGGGCGGCGTTGCTGACGAGGAGGGCGTCGCGGCGCTGGTTGACGATGACGGAGACGTTGGCCGTCATGCCGGGTTTGAGCGTGCGGTCGTCGTTGCGGACGTCGATGATGGTGGCGTAGGTGACGACGTTGGAAGAGGTGATGGGGGAGTTGCGGATCTGGGCAACCGTGCCGTCGAAGCGGCGGTTGGGGAAGGCATCGACGGTGAAATGGACGGGCTGGCCCTCGCGGACGCTGCCGATATCGGCTTCGGCGATGGCGGCGTTGATCTGGAGCTTGCGCAGGTCGGTGACGAGGATGAAGAGGGTCGGAGCGTTGAGGCTGGCGGCGACGGTCTTGCCCACGGTGGCCTGGCGGTCGAGGACGACGCCGTCAATGGGGGCGTCGATGACGCAACGCGCGAGGTCTACCTTGGCGTTTTCTACGGAGGCGTTCTGGATCTGTTTCTGCGCCTCGGCCTGCTCGAGCTGGGCCTGGGCCTGGTCGAGCTCCTGCTGGGAAACGAGATTACGTTCGCGGAGGGAGGCGATGCGGTCGGCGTTGAGCTTGACGAGGTTGTAGTTGGCGAGGGTGTTGGCGAACTGGGCCTTGGCCTGGTTGAGGCGCGATTCGTAGGTGGCGGGGTCGAGGCGAGCGAGGACATCGCCTTTTTTCACGCTGGAGTTGTAGTCCACGAGCACCTCCGTGATGATCGCGGAGATCTGGGAGCTGACTTCGATCTTCTCGACGGGTTCGAGGGTGCCGGTGGCGGTGACGCTCTGGATAAGGTCGCCGCGCGTGAGAGGCGCGGTGTTGAAGGCGACGGGTTCGGGCTGGCGGCTCTGGTAATAATACCAGCCGCCGCCGGCGACGGCGCCGAGAACGACGAGGGAAGTGATGATGCGACCGGGTTTGAAAGCCATGGGAGCGAGCGGATGCTTGAGTGTGGCGGGACGGTTAAGGAGGAAAAATCGTTGTGCTGGCGGGCGAGGCCGCAACAACCGATGACGCCAGGAGGAGGCTTTTTTCGTTCGCAAACGGCGCTGACGCGCGCAGTCAGGCTGGGACGGCGGCGAAAGCCGGAAGGTTTCCTGCGATAGACCGAAAATGAAAAAATGGGGAGCATGCCGGAGAAAGTGGCACGGGCATCCCTGCCCGTGGACGGCGCGAAGCGCCGCCCCCCGCCCCCCGCCCCCCGGCGCCGGAACACGGGCAGGGATGCCCGTGCCACTTTCTGCCAATCGGGCCGGTGAGCCTTATTGCGGCGGCAAGACCAGCACGGGCTTGACCAGGGCGGTGCCGGGTTCCTTCGAGCCGATTTGCGCGATGAGGGTATTGACGATGTCCTTGACCGGGAAGGCCATGCGCGTGTGGTTATCGAGGAGCGACCAGGCGCTGCCGAGGTTGGCGGAAAAGACGACCTTCACGTCGCGGTTGAGATCGACCTTGAGATCGCGCGCCGCGCGGATGACGCCGAGGCCCACGATGTCGAAGTGGACCACGATGCCCTCGGGGCGCTCGGCGGAGTTCCAGATCGACTGGAAAGCGGTGTAGCCAAACAGCTCGGAATCCATCGGCTCGGCGTCGGAAATCGTGTTGTCGAAATCGTCGGTCTGTATCCACTCCGTACTTACAGAGAGGCCGGCGGCGCGGATCGTCTGGTGAAACGACTCGTGCAACGACACGCGCACGGGCGAGCGGTCGGAGGTTTTCGGAGGGAGCTTGGTGATGAGGCCGATTTTTTTGCAGCCGGTCTTGACGAGGTGTTCGACGCTCTGGCGGGAGAAGGCGGCGAGGTCGAGATCGACCATGCTGCCGCCGTAGTTGACGCCGTAGCCGATGATGTGGACAGGGAGTTTTTCAAGCCAGGCGTAGTTGGAGGGATTGGCG harbors:
- a CDS encoding nicotinate-nucleotide pyrophosphorylase; translated protein: MSAAAAATARSLVRRLSWEELDPAFLRRLVAIARDEDLAGLGLAALPPRGRIGDQSTASLAAAPRTGRADLVARQDLVTCGLPLLPLILAAYHGDGRRTRATARLRVSDGKAVKKHGVLATLEGDPRVLLAAERVILNFLQRLSGIATQTRRHVDALGRQARTRLLDTRKTTPGYRMLEKYAVACGGGWNHRLGLFDRVMLKDNHLALLGSGDDLAAAVARAKKRAPELPVEVEVDRLDQIPPVLAAGADVILLDNFPPAQIRRAVALIGRRAFTEASGGITLRTLPRYAGLGLTFISTGALVHQSTWMDIGLDWKS
- a CDS encoding membrane protein, whose amino-acid sequence is MNKALSIAFLVVGIVLLVLGYNASQSVSSGISEAVQGAPSNKAIWLISLGVVAALVGGFGLIPRRRG
- a CDS encoding multidrug ABC transporter substrate-binding protein — its product is MRLIATTVIALRALRRNKLRSFLTALGIIIGVAAVIAMVSIGNGAKALVEAQVASLGRNVITVFPGSTTSAGVRTGWGNASTLTPADADAILREVQGVVSISPEIRIRQQVLANGLNWNTQVQGESPDFLSVRAWNLAQGAMFTESDVSSAGKVCVIGATVAEKLFPDTDPVGATLRVRDVPMRILGVLEQKGFNMNNQDQDDVVIIPYTTCMRRIARRDFLSLILVEAVSPEAMAAIQDDITALLTQRRGGREPDFTVRNQLEVAERATETTTVMTQLLGAIAGISLMVGGIGIMNIMLVSVTERTREIGIRLAIGAHDQDIRLQFLIEAMILSLLGGILGVALGIGASQIISQTKGWPVLVSSDSVLVAVIFSAAVGVIFGFYPAHKAAQLDPIEALRYE
- a CDS encoding dihydropteroate synthase produces the protein MMGILNITSDSFSDGGRYLDPAAALAHARRLIAEGADILDIGAQSTRPGYTEISDEEEIARVVPLIRTLVADPATATTPLSIDTYKPAVARAALEAGAHLLNDIHGLQGAPELAALAAAHGAAVVAMHNDPALATLPPDADPLPPVLAWFETTLAIAARAGLPREQVVLDPGIGFGKTQAQNLALIARAGELRTRFPQNPVLMAASRKSVIDHVLHLPPGERLEGTLAITTLAAWQRIDIVRVHDVTANLRAARMAAALRAASMTN
- a CDS encoding biotin-(acetyl-CoA carboxylase) ligase, which encodes MKPAAIRRPELVILSALLEAEPGVVSGAHLARELGMSRVAVWQHMEKLREQGFIFESLHSKGYRITGRPAGLNLALLEACRHTGKTANGAATACAIHLLDEVDSTNDEAARRLSAGEPAPFVVMAHRQTKGRGRFGRVWHSETSGNLYCSFAFRPQVDPARMQSFTLWMGVSICEFIAHFCRASRTSPAAAPGIKWPNDILFDGRKAGGILTEARMDADQIRDLVLGLGLNLRPPAGGWPAELADRAVALSEQTGHPVEVNRFAAALVERVLHAWDLFISGRYKPAFQSLWQEHDLLRGQHVAVLQGKQRIAGTAAGVDEEGCLLLTLADGGTARFRAGEVTLEKKKRGK
- a CDS encoding polysaccharide deacetylase; translated protein: MTNPLLPRLCCHGFLFSLAVLVASSLPLPAAGSRPVVTLAPDKADGGEIVTASDGRAGVSLPARSSPSGGYRWRLPEPLAPGWWEMSVEFARRPKDSPRMKFFFGTPLAPVYDLTDADNPWNLDRFRLRIWCAGPLASLEIRPQRRMPEAIRAIAGVTFTPVDGPVPPAAADAAAPGLLGVLVEATATPGAGGAAVMALSPGLPRGNWQIRPRFREAAAQRTGTMTATGAGGERIVAPVSGLVNVFLDEAPVSLAWEQVAGVTGAVLQSVPAYRPRLPLDRKTAPLPVASADRRARIVLSFSPGVSGNAQRVSLPLLPAGMRMAAVTSWDDGAANDLRCAELLEKYGFHGTFFLMQNQAERADFIAELERRGMEIGSHTVNHPHGWMIAPGQWAAECLQMRLRLEAALGHPVISFAYPYNYVRADDAHGDYVLRGVRAAGYLSGRTTRNGGESITGYAEPLALVTDAHFLASPEQLAKAWERAASQPGGVFYFWGHSYEIATATDWERFDALLARYGRKAGVWYATQGQLFLWRWLRENVREEQPDVRNGKVRVTLSWPRLDRWLARQVPLTLQMPEGVTRVAVEGAGEFPVINGSVTLPAGVL